From one Desulfovibrio litoralis DSM 11393 genomic stretch:
- a CDS encoding response regulator produces MPQLKVLIVDDEVEVAEVLTLRLQRKNMTVFNVADGLSCLTFLKENAVDVILLDVKMPNMNGFEVLGKVSALYPNIAVIMLSGLADPEVSTEALGMGVFSYELKPVDLESLCNKIEDAVKQKRLEN; encoded by the coding sequence ATGCCACAACTTAAAGTTCTGATCGTAGATGATGAGGTTGAAGTCGCCGAAGTATTGACTTTAAGACTTCAAAGAAAAAATATGACGGTTTTTAATGTGGCTGATGGTTTATCTTGTTTAACTTTTTTAAAAGAAAATGCTGTTGATGTGATATTACTAGACGTAAAAATGCCAAATATGAACGGTTTTGAAGTTTTGGGGAAAGTAAGTGCTTTATATCCTAATATTGCCGTGATTATGCTTTCCGGTTTGGCTGATCCCGAAGTTTCAACAGAGGCTCTCGGTATGGGGGTTTTTTCTTATGAATTAAAACCCGTTGATTTAGAATCGCTTTGTAATAAAATAGAAGACGCGGTTAAACAGAAACGCTTAGAAAATTAA
- a CDS encoding PEP/pyruvate-binding domain-containing protein has protein sequence MGLFSFLKKIFSQKKTPAIEAVKDEQKFAARFHRFKLFLNAHLEISSVAMELEERLCNNAPYGMPFIRSCASRLSSSVMQCLIHLNALSKDRYKKLNQPFDVLKIEVQNILKSAVIVVEGPFLLSLDEITEAHSDKAMPLVNPDLTNMAKIAKDEPELFTKGFVLTSAAWQSFMAFNDLQSEIDRTIQISRDDLQLYEAACASIKDRMAAAPLPPEIEEAIERELSEVYHSLAAPGQALLVQCRPVLQEHNALFLPEQLIAYTPDLETAKKACINAFKTAMSFAFRPQSSAYRLKRGIRHRGMPFCVIFRRIDTESARGDIVIRPNISEKTQITIHIKRSFTEIGKNKDTKIIKDTEGLSIDLQKSLLEAGEKISHYLTEDSVAFWALSRTGQVSFLSFSSCIKPEELSPHLNQVIPQPAWDTLNSSPYPGIGRAWGFGNSKRVGRQVNFKDITAKAVLVRNITDAINFPLGAILVMERAAQQWSFMLEFASAVIVKQASPNGYFSAMARLLQKPLFICDEEPSLFDAILSLNEMPYLHIDFEQELVQEIVLSAEEAESVVEYLMIPNSPMHELAISLGALALPVHLPLDPDNPDFTVANCKSYIDISLYVRAKIMQEMLRYGTDRKSSYNTAKQLTTYVPKQFWVVDLNDGFKEQIKGQYVNINQIVSKPLHALWEGIEAVPWDGPPPVSAKGLMSIVFEATINPNLDPAQQSSVYTEKNYFMITKDYCNMSSRFGFHYLSLDALVGNREKENFVIFQFRGGATNKERRIMRVHFIADLLTPFGFNCDLSADSLTARIEGGTVEQLLPKLRVVGYLVMHTRQLDIIMGNSIALTEKRLKMLSHMELIEKGEQVITETA, from the coding sequence ATGGGTTTGTTTTCATTTTTAAAAAAAATATTTTCTCAAAAAAAAACACCAGCTATAGAAGCAGTTAAAGACGAACAAAAATTTGCCGCACGCTTCCACCGTTTTAAACTGTTTTTAAATGCCCACCTTGAAATTTCTTCTGTTGCAATGGAACTTGAAGAAAGGCTTTGTAATAATGCTCCGTATGGAATGCCTTTTATTCGAAGCTGTGCCTCGCGTCTTTCAAGTTCGGTAATGCAATGTTTAATTCATCTTAACGCCTTATCAAAAGATCGCTATAAAAAACTTAATCAACCCTTTGATGTCTTAAAGATCGAAGTACAAAATATTCTAAAAAGTGCTGTTATCGTTGTAGAAGGCCCTTTTTTATTAAGCCTTGACGAGATAACGGAAGCTCATTCAGACAAGGCAATGCCACTTGTTAATCCTGATTTGACAAATATGGCAAAAATAGCCAAGGACGAACCTGAATTATTTACAAAAGGTTTTGTTTTAACCTCCGCGGCGTGGCAAAGTTTTATGGCGTTTAATGACCTTCAAAGCGAAATAGACCGTACAATTCAAATATCAAGAGACGATTTACAATTATATGAAGCTGCTTGTGCCTCGATTAAAGATCGAATGGCGGCGGCTCCTTTACCGCCCGAGATAGAAGAAGCCATAGAGCGTGAACTTTCGGAAGTTTATCACAGCCTGGCGGCACCGGGTCAAGCCTTGTTGGTGCAATGTCGCCCTGTTTTGCAAGAGCATAACGCACTTTTCCTTCCCGAACAGCTAATCGCTTATACCCCTGACCTTGAAACAGCGAAAAAAGCTTGTATTAACGCCTTTAAAACAGCGATGAGCTTTGCCTTTCGTCCACAATCTTCGGCTTATCGTTTAAAACGAGGAATAAGACATAGGGGTATGCCCTTTTGTGTAATTTTTCGCCGTATAGATACGGAATCAGCTAGAGGCGATATTGTAATTCGCCCCAATATTTCAGAAAAAACACAAATTACCATACATATAAAACGTAGTTTCACCGAAATAGGGAAAAATAAAGATACAAAAATAATTAAAGATACTGAAGGGTTATCTATAGATTTGCAAAAATCGCTGTTAGAAGCCGGGGAAAAAATATCTCACTATTTAACTGAAGACAGCGTAGCTTTTTGGGCATTATCACGCACGGGGCAAGTTAGTTTTCTGTCTTTTTCAAGTTGTATTAAACCGGAAGAATTAAGCCCTCACCTTAATCAGGTTATTCCCCAGCCGGCGTGGGATACTTTAAATTCAAGCCCATATCCCGGAATAGGTCGGGCATGGGGATTTGGCAACAGCAAAAGAGTAGGGAGGCAGGTCAACTTTAAAGATATTACCGCTAAAGCCGTTTTGGTTAGAAATATCACAGACGCAATAAACTTTCCGCTTGGGGCTATTTTAGTAATGGAAAGGGCGGCACAGCAATGGTCGTTTATGTTGGAGTTTGCCTCAGCGGTTATCGTAAAACAAGCCTCGCCAAACGGATATTTCTCCGCTATGGCAAGATTGTTACAAAAACCTTTATTTATTTGCGACGAAGAGCCAAGTTTGTTTGATGCAATTTTATCCCTTAATGAAATGCCCTATTTGCATATTGATTTTGAACAAGAGTTGGTTCAAGAAATCGTTTTGAGTGCCGAAGAGGCGGAAAGTGTTGTTGAATATCTAATGATTCCAAATAGCCCGATGCATGAATTGGCGATTAGTCTTGGTGCTTTGGCGTTGCCCGTTCATCTTCCGCTTGACCCTGATAACCCTGATTTTACCGTTGCTAACTGCAAAAGTTATATAGATATTTCTTTGTATGTTAGAGCAAAAATCATGCAGGAAATGTTACGCTATGGCACAGACCGCAAAAGTTCGTATAATACCGCTAAACAATTAACGACTTATGTACCTAAACAATTTTGGGTTGTTGACTTAAACGATGGATTTAAAGAACAAATTAAAGGGCAATATGTAAATATTAATCAAATAGTTTCAAAGCCCTTACATGCCCTCTGGGAAGGGATAGAAGCCGTTCCTTGGGACGGTCCTCCGCCTGTTAGTGCTAAAGGGTTAATGTCGATTGTTTTTGAAGCAACAATTAACCCCAACCTTGATCCGGCACAACAATCTTCAGTTTATACCGAAAAAAATTATTTCATGATTACCAAAGATTATTGCAATATGAGTAGTCGTTTTGGTTTTCATTACCTTTCTCTTGATGCTTTGGTTGGCAACAGAGAAAAAGAAAATTTTGTTATTTTTCAGTTTCGTGGCGGGGCAACCAACAAAGAACGCCGTATTATGCGTGTGCATTTTATCGCCGATCTTTTAACGCCTTTTGGCTTTAACTGTGATTTGAGTGCTGATTCTTTAACCGCTCGTATTGAAGGCGGAACAGTTGAACAGCTTTTACCTAAGCTTAGAGTCGTTGGCTATTTGGTTATGCACACCAGACAGCTTGATATTATTATGGGCAACAGTATAGCCTTAACCGAAAAACGCTTGAAAATGCTTAGTCATATGGAACTTATCGAAAAAGGAGAACAGGTTATTACTGAAACAGCTTAA
- a CDS encoding EVE domain-containing protein yields MLQYWLVKSEANCYSIDDLIKEPNQTTAWSGVRNYQARNFMRDMMKIGDQVFFYHSVTNPGIVGLAEVCSKAYPDPTQWDMNDPHCDPKSQPDNPRWYLVDLKFVDKFKTPISLSILRSYSELSGMELLKKGSRLSVMPVQKNEFEFILKLITS; encoded by the coding sequence ATGTTACAATATTGGTTAGTAAAAAGTGAAGCAAATTGCTACTCTATTGATGACTTAATAAAAGAGCCAAACCAAACAACAGCTTGGAGCGGAGTACGCAATTATCAAGCCCGTAATTTCATGCGTGATATGATGAAAATCGGCGATCAAGTCTTTTTTTATCATAGCGTAACCAACCCCGGCATTGTCGGTTTGGCGGAAGTTTGTTCAAAAGCGTATCCTGACCCGACGCAGTGGGATATGAACGACCCTCACTGTGATCCAAAATCACAACCTGATAATCCACGTTGGTATCTTGTTGATTTAAAATTTGTCGATAAATTCAAAACGCCAATTTCTTTAAGTATCTTAAGAAGTTATTCCGAACTAAGCGGAATGGAACTTTTAAAAAAAGGTAGCCGGTTATCGGTAATGCCTGTGCAAAAAAATGAGTTTGAGTTTATTTTAAAGCTAATAACTAGTTAA
- the panB gene encoding 3-methyl-2-oxobutanoate hydroxymethyltransferase yields the protein MSTHTPQKLITSYDIRQSKGKKKLSVLTAYDYTSAMIFDSAGVDILLVGDSLGMVVLGRSDTLSVTVDDIIRHSSAVARGTKHSLIVADMPFMSYEISVEEALKNSARIMVEGQAKAVKVEGAGRVLPQVKAMVEAGIPVMGHIGLTPQRLATLGGFKVQGKSAETALLLIKEAIALQDAGCFSIVLEAIPEALATRITNILKIPTIGIGAGAGCDGQVLVSHDLLGLYSDFTPKFVKRYANLASCMKNAVEEYCKEVESGTFPTKEHSFNMPEEEIRELDKLLKNK from the coding sequence ATGAGTACTCATACACCACAAAAACTTATCACCAGCTATGATATACGCCAAAGTAAAGGCAAAAAAAAGTTAAGCGTATTAACTGCTTATGATTATACAAGTGCAATGATTTTTGACTCTGCCGGTGTGGATATTCTTTTGGTCGGTGATTCTTTGGGTATGGTTGTTTTAGGCAGGAGCGATACCTTATCGGTTACCGTTGATGATATTATACGGCATTCATCTGCGGTGGCAAGGGGTACAAAACACAGCTTGATTGTGGCGGATATGCCATTTATGTCTTATGAAATCAGTGTTGAAGAGGCTCTTAAAAACTCGGCTCGAATAATGGTCGAAGGTCAAGCCAAGGCGGTTAAGGTTGAAGGAGCCGGAAGAGTTTTGCCTCAAGTAAAAGCTATGGTAGAAGCCGGTATTCCGGTTATGGGACATATAGGCTTAACCCCCCAACGGCTCGCTACTTTAGGAGGGTTTAAAGTTCAGGGGAAGTCGGCGGAAACTGCCTTGTTACTAATAAAAGAAGCTATAGCTCTTCAAGATGCCGGTTGTTTTTCTATTGTATTGGAAGCGATTCCCGAAGCCTTAGCAACAAGAATCACAAATATTCTCAAGATTCCAACAATTGGAATTGGAGCAGGGGCGGGTTGCGACGGGCAAGTTTTGGTTTCGCATGACCTTTTGGGGTTATATTCCGATTTTACGCCAAAATTTGTCAAACGTTATGCTAACTTGGCTTCATGTATGAAAAATGCGGTTGAAGAATATTGCAAAGAGGTTGAAAGCGGAACTTTTCCGACAAAAGAACATAGCTTTAATATGCCGGAAGAAGAAATAAGAGAGTTAGATAAGTTGTTAAAAAATAAATAG
- a CDS encoding sulfite exporter TauE/SafE family protein: MSFGRKVFQFLKEASIAHAKWDYEVSMSIIKSRKKLMILGLMLLPIILFSFANANDMIGGKTAFGPAFYSDTIFFGSIFVGLIAGLITGCIGAGGGFIITPALMALGVKGILAVGTDLFHIFAKAIMGTTVHKKLGNVSVPLAIAFLCGSGVGTFIGGGINIALYNKDPLLSELFISALYALLLGFLGFYALADFLKSSKGNAGGGDAHGGPTESTSMSVKVQNVKIPPMINFDEDLVPGGRNISGWIVAAGGCFVGILASIMGVGGGFITFPMFVYVFGVSSMTTVGTDILQIIFTAGLAAIAQYAIYGFVFYTLAMGMLVGSLLGIQVGALTTKVVKGIHIRGFYAISILAGFINRLATLPKKMVELEMVNLPLAFVNGFEFVGNIIFWIIVSVFGIWVIGKFIVNIGKLRAEG; encoded by the coding sequence ATGAGTTTTGGACGCAAGGTGTTTCAGTTTTTAAAAGAGGCTTCGATCGCTCACGCAAAGTGGGATTATGAAGTTTCAATGTCTATTATTAAAAGCCGTAAGAAATTAATGATTCTTGGCTTAATGCTTTTACCTATTATCTTATTTTCATTTGCGAATGCGAATGATATGATTGGTGGTAAGACAGCTTTTGGACCGGCATTTTATTCTGATACCATATTTTTTGGTTCGATTTTTGTTGGCTTAATTGCGGGATTAATCACAGGTTGTATCGGAGCAGGTGGTGGATTTATTATTACTCCGGCTCTTATGGCTCTTGGAGTTAAAGGTATTTTAGCGGTTGGAACAGACTTGTTCCATATTTTTGCCAAAGCCATTATGGGTACTACTGTTCACAAAAAACTAGGTAACGTTAGCGTTCCTTTAGCTATCGCTTTTTTATGTGGTTCCGGAGTTGGAACTTTTATCGGTGGTGGTATTAACATAGCTCTTTATAATAAAGACCCTTTGTTGTCCGAATTATTTATTAGTGCTCTTTATGCTTTATTGCTTGGTTTTTTAGGTTTTTATGCTCTAGCTGACTTCTTAAAAAGCTCTAAAGGCAATGCCGGTGGCGGAGATGCTCACGGTGGACCTACTGAAAGCACTTCTATGAGTGTTAAGGTTCAAAATGTTAAAATTCCTCCAATGATTAACTTTGATGAAGATTTAGTCCCTGGTGGTAGAAACATCTCTGGCTGGATTGTTGCAGCCGGTGGTTGTTTTGTTGGTATTTTAGCATCAATCATGGGTGTTGGTGGTGGTTTTATTACCTTCCCTATGTTTGTATATGTTTTTGGTGTTTCTTCTATGACTACTGTTGGTACTGATATTCTTCAAATTATCTTTACCGCCGGTTTAGCCGCTATTGCACAGTATGCTATTTATGGCTTTGTATTTTATACTTTAGCTATGGGTATGCTTGTTGGATCCTTGCTTGGCATTCAAGTTGGTGCTTTAACTACTAAAGTTGTTAAAGGAATTCATATTCGTGGTTTTTATGCTATTTCTATTTTAGCCGGTTTTATTAACCGTCTTGCTACCCTACCTAAAAAAATGGTAGAGCTTGAAATGGTCAATTTACCACTCGCTTTTGTAAACGGCTTTGAATTTGTTGGTAATATAATTTTCTGGATTATTGTTAGTGTCTTTGGTATCTGGGTTATAGGCAAGTTCATTGTAAATATCGGCAAACTCAGAGCGGAGGGTTAG
- a CDS encoding bacteriohemerythrin — protein MPQKLMIIWSEQWELGIGIIDEQHRGIASLINTLFYFISTKKAEAMIVLIMNAVSRYIALHSKTEEDLLIQTKYRYAEEHANSHAKFAKELRARMQELIDSGVYTVAAENFMVFLRDYWTQHICKADPCYVAHLKEYFGHEPKQCL, from the coding sequence ATGCCGCAAAAACTAATGATAATCTGGTCAGAACAATGGGAGCTAGGAATAGGGATCATTGACGAACAGCATAGGGGAATCGCCAGTTTAATTAACACCTTATTTTATTTTATCAGCACTAAAAAAGCTGAGGCCATGATTGTTTTAATCATGAATGCCGTGAGTCGTTATATCGCACTACATTCAAAAACCGAAGAAGACTTACTTATTCAAACAAAGTATCGCTACGCAGAAGAACACGCTAATTCGCATGCAAAATTTGCAAAAGAACTAAGAGCCAGAATGCAAGAACTTATTGACTCTGGCGTATATACTGTAGCCGCCGAAAATTTCATGGTCTTTTTAAGAGATTATTGGACTCAACATATTTGTAAAGCAGACCCATGTTATGTTGCTCATCTTAAAGAATATTTTGGACATGAACCTAAACAATGTCTTTAA
- a CDS encoding YifB family Mg chelatase-like AAA ATPase, which yields MIVSLACAALAGVEAFRVDLELDLSRQGMPSFSLVGLADNAVREGRERVFSALRNAGFKLASAKITVNLSPADRRKDGSAYDFALALALLSANGIISPENLRGYFIAGELSLSGDLTPVNGILPMAVLARKEGARGLLVPFQNAPEAAIVEGLAVYGIHNLKEAVDFLNGEKELKAWATQMPVGLENAMPFAPDFSEVKGQEHAKRAIEIAAAGSHNLLFLGPPGSGKTMLAQRIPSILPPLTFDEALEVTTIHSVSGLIQPGFGLVIERPFRSPHHTISDIGLVGGGAYPRPGEVSLAHRGVLFLDELAEFKKQALEVLRQPLEDGHVTITRSSQSLSYPARIMLVAAMNPCPCGYMTDPRHNCTCTPIAIQRYRSRLSGPLLDRIDMHIEVPAVPYDELASKKPGLSSAEMRERIIKTRKLQKERYTKQASAKNFNPTNADLSGHALEKYCKLEADGHKFLKQAVQTLGLSARAYTRILRISRTIADLAEVDQIKIEHLAEAVSCRTLDRERMI from the coding sequence ATGATTGTTAGCCTTGCTTGTGCTGCTTTAGCCGGAGTTGAAGCTTTTAGAGTTGACCTTGAGCTTGACCTTAGTCGCCAAGGTATGCCGTCTTTTTCTTTAGTTGGTTTAGCTGATAATGCGGTTAGAGAAGGACGAGAACGGGTTTTTTCCGCCTTGCGAAATGCGGGTTTTAAGCTCGCTTCCGCTAAAATAACCGTTAATCTTTCACCTGCTGATAGGCGTAAAGACGGAAGTGCTTATGATTTTGCACTCGCTTTAGCCTTGCTCAGTGCTAATGGAATTATTTCACCTGAAAATTTAAGAGGTTATTTTATCGCCGGGGAACTTTCGCTTTCGGGAGATTTAACCCCAGTTAACGGTATTTTGCCAATGGCTGTTTTAGCACGAAAAGAAGGGGCGAGGGGCTTGCTCGTGCCTTTTCAAAATGCTCCAGAAGCAGCTATTGTTGAAGGTTTAGCAGTTTATGGAATACATAATCTTAAAGAAGCCGTTGATTTTTTAAATGGAGAAAAAGAACTTAAAGCTTGGGCGACGCAAATGCCTGTTGGTTTAGAAAATGCCATGCCTTTTGCCCCTGATTTTAGCGAAGTTAAAGGTCAAGAACACGCCAAAAGAGCTATTGAAATTGCCGCTGCCGGCAGTCATAATTTATTGTTTTTAGGACCTCCGGGCAGTGGAAAAACCATGCTCGCTCAGCGTATTCCCTCAATTTTACCTCCTTTGACTTTTGATGAAGCCTTAGAAGTAACCACAATACATAGCGTATCAGGGCTTATTCAGCCGGGTTTTGGCTTGGTGATAGAACGCCCCTTTCGCTCCCCTCACCACACTATTTCAGATATTGGTTTAGTTGGGGGCGGTGCTTATCCTCGTCCCGGTGAAGTTTCGCTCGCTCATAGAGGCGTATTATTTTTAGATGAACTTGCGGAATTTAAAAAACAAGCCTTGGAGGTTTTACGCCAACCGCTTGAAGATGGGCATGTAACTATTACTCGCTCTAGCCAAAGTTTAAGCTATCCCGCACGCATTATGTTAGTAGCGGCGATGAACCCTTGTCCTTGTGGTTATATGACCGACCCCCGCCATAATTGCACTTGTACGCCTATTGCCATTCAGCGTTATCGCAGTCGCCTGTCTGGCCCCTTGCTTGATCGTATTGATATGCATATTGAAGTGCCTGCTGTGCCTTATGATGAATTGGCTTCAAAAAAACCGGGTTTAAGCTCGGCTGAAATGCGAGAACGTATTATTAAAACGAGAAAGTTGCAAAAAGAACGCTATACGAAACAGGCCAGTGCAAAGAATTTTAACCCGACGAATGCTGATTTATCGGGCCATGCCTTAGAAAAATATTGTAAACTTGAAGCCGACGGGCATAAATTTTTAAAACAGGCGGTTCAAACCTTAGGCTTGTCCGCCAGAGCTTATACTCGGATTTTAAGAATTTCTCGCACTATCGCCGATTTAGCCGAAGTTGATCAGATAAAAATAGAACACCTCGCCGAAGCCGTGAGTTGCCGAACTCTTGATCGAGAGAGAATGATATAG
- a CDS encoding acyl-CoA thioesterase — translation MTNSNNNHGELLEKTDFPKTQCWITHRVSYGETDMMNVVYYAEYLHYFERARNELIRNSGLSYKECELRGLFLPVREANCRYRSSARYDDLLQIRVGISEWNKASLKFIYEIYDETKTKLLATGFTLHACVNAESKPIAVPTWLKELFS, via the coding sequence ATGACAAATTCAAACAATAATCACGGCGAACTGCTCGAAAAAACAGACTTTCCCAAGACACAATGTTGGATAACCCACCGTGTTTCTTATGGCGAAACCGATATGATGAATGTGGTATATTATGCAGAATACTTACATTATTTTGAAAGAGCCCGCAACGAATTAATTCGTAACAGCGGCTTAAGCTATAAAGAATGCGAGCTTAGAGGGCTTTTTTTACCTGTTCGAGAAGCGAATTGTCGTTATCGCTCTTCGGCGAGATATGACGATTTATTACAAATCAGGGTCGGTATTTCCGAATGGAACAAGGCGTCGCTAAAATTTATCTATGAAATTTATGACGAAACAAAAACAAAACTGCTCGCTACGGGCTTCACTCTCCACGCTTGTGTTAACGCCGAGTCTAAGCCTATTGCCGTTCCCACTTGGCTTAAAGAATTATTTAGTTAA